The proteins below come from a single Zea mays cultivar B73 chromosome 8, Zm-B73-REFERENCE-NAM-5.0, whole genome shotgun sequence genomic window:
- the LOC542536 gene encoding uncharacterized protein LOC542536, with product MGRKGSEMSPSKRYPLRSPHSSGRVLRSALANDNKDSEPLNAAAATQAAVKKRSGSQLDSPNSSVRLFHSTSKNKNEACSGPLNDRIPDKPAANKRKRASPSQVGSSSNSVRVLRSAIKNKDEACSKSLSDRTAGEPAANKRKNVNRSKTGSLSCGVRVLLSASKAKDETSTKPLNDSAAVEPASGKRKGTSPSKVGSASNSVRVLRSTSKYKNETCTEPLNDSGAVEPAANKRKGVSRSKKRSLNSSVRVLRSASNNKIEVSIKPLGNSTAGQPAAKRRKSGSSFEAGSPVSSARVLRSTSERKNEASKPLNESTAAQPAARKKKAGVISKTDNPKIGLRVLRSASGKKNEACIGHVNDSTSAEPTVTKRNRKPSMDRSPKKDYLKICQRVRYILNRMNYQQTFIQAYASEGWKGQSLEKIRPEKELERAKAEILQCKLRIREAFRNMDSLLSKGKLEESLFDSAGEISSEDIFCAVCGSKDVTLQNDIILCDGACDRGFHQNCLNPPLLTEDIPPGDQRWLCPACVCKADSIDALNELQGSKLSIHDSWEKVFPEAASIANGSKQVDTSDLLPDHIKHSDNPALVEGLMVNEVRLSAEDDSKADDLGLPSEDSGDGDFDPSGPDSSEDQKDGLNSEESDFTSDSDDFCAEIAKSCGQDEVSASPLSNVINHTYRMKLRASNNRSNEENHDHVFMDMELGQDMVLPVSSRRQVERLDYKKLYDEAYGKESSNSSDDKEWSGKELLEGSETDSLSERPHPVKRCSRRAQAEQQNNEHTPQRERLHGSESEQKTGILRSNGSSSTGRKFGPVATQKLKVHFEKDPYPSRETKENISEELGLTFNQVSRWFSSTRHYSRVASARKEMHPDGHTSENNDTTTVDSMQARQPNTVVMEKLTGNRNDIVSEKPMVQNNLNQGVAEKLTRDRNDIVPEKQVVQSNLNQCNNEDIPLSGTEIEMESYEQESSESSDEEWSTLSTPRKTKLQGNEKVSLTESLRSAKRCSRRAPAREQNNEHTQSEQLHGSASEQQAREQLHGSVSKQQTEVLRSNVSSGDASKCHFGPIVTQKLKEHFEKDPYPCRATKEGLAQELGLTFNQISKWFSATHHYSRDAVAKNQKYPGENTTENNSSTIFDGIQVIEPNFGLIDKPDADTNDMISEKLMVQINLNEGIEEDIPPSQYTTRCEEKLTMTQAAISREAGPPGYGPGENFLQVSSRITSCEQSVIMAPSAIARGVGPPGYTPGEHQGNGAPWNTSYERRPFTSPTTSSREVGPPGYGPEENQGSGISCNTSREQILFMSPTTISRELGPPGYLPRENQRSDTSWNTSCESGLFMSPATTSIEHGPPGYGPGENQENDSTSCELRMFTSPTIVSREVGPPGYQQGVFMSPKTISREVCPPGFGSGENQGNDTTWYKQSAFTSPTTISREVGPPGYGQEDQGNGGSWNTSCEQGVFTSPTRGISREVGPPGYGPGESQGNTTSWISTCQQRMLAGIQRTGGSRSMDLEAFPPGYGPGGASGSVISPQARSAENVEFSDEARKKAIQRELRRRQKFR from the exons ATGGGAAGGAAAGGCTCAGAAATGTCACCAAGTAAAAGGTATCCCTTGAGGTCTCCACATAGTAGTGGTAGAGTTCTTCGCTCTGCCTTAGCCAATGATAATAAGGACAGTGAGCCTCTGAATGCTGCTGCTGCTACCCAAGCCGCTGTGAAAAAAAGAAGTGGCAGTCAGTTGGATAGTCCTAATAGCAGTGTCAGGTTGTTTCACTCTACATCAAAAAATAAGAACGAGGCATGTAGCGGGCCTCTAAATGACAGGATCCCTGATAAGCCAGCTGCAAATAAAAGAAAACGTGCCAGTCCTTCACAGGTGGGAAGTTCCAGCAACAGTGTCAGGGTGCTTCGCTCTGCAATAAAAAATAAAGATGAGGCATGCAGTAAATCTCTAAGTGACAGGACCGCTGGTGAGCCAGCTGCAAATAAAAGAAAAAACGTCAATCGCTCAAAGACGGGGAGTCTGAGCTGTGGTGTCAGGGTGCTTCTATCTGCTTCAAAAGCTAAGGATGAGACATCTACCAAGCCTTTAAATGATAGTGCTGCTGTTGAACCAGCTTCAGGTAAAAGGAAAGGCACCAGTCCGTCAAAGGTGGGAAGTGCCAGCAATAGTGTCAGGGTGCTTCGATCTACTTCAAAATATAAGAATGAGACATGTACTGAGCCTTTAAATGATAGTGGTGCTGTTGAACCAGCTGCAAATAAAAGGAAAGGTGTCAGTCGTTCAAAGAAGAGAAGTCTCAATAGCAGTGTCAGGGTGCTTCGCTCTGCCTCAAATAATAAGATTGAGGTATCTATTAAGCCTCTAGGTAATAGTACTGCTGGCCAACCAGCTGCGAAAAGAAGAAAAAGCGGCAGTTCCTTCGAGGCAGGAAGCCCTGTGAGCAGTGCCAGGGTGCTTCGCTCTACCTCAGAAaggaagaatgaggcatctaagcCTTTAAATGAAAGTACTGCTGCTCAACCAGCTGCGAGGAAAAAAAAAGCTGGGGTAATTTCAAAGACCGACAATCCAAAGATTGGTCTCAGGGTTCTTCGCTCTGCCTCAGGAAAGAAGAATGAAGCATGTATTGGGCATGTAAATGATAGTACTTCTGCTGAACCAACTGTGACAAAAAGAAACCGCAAGCCTTCAATGGATCGCAGTCCCAAGAAGGACTACTTAAAAATTTGTCAAAGAGTTAGATATATTTTGAATCGAATGAACTATCAACAAACCTTTATTCAAGCTTATGCAAGTGAAGGTTGGAAAGGCCAAAG TTTGGAAAAAATAAGACCTGAAAAGGAGCTTGAACGAGCCAAGGCAGAAATCCTCCAATGCAAGTTAAGAATCCGTGAAGCTTTTCGAAATATGGACTCTCTTTTATCCAAGGGGAAGCTTGAAGAATCTTTGTTTGATTCCGCAGGAGAAATTTCAAGCGAAGAT ATATTTTGTGCTGTATGTGGCTCAAAGGATGTTACTTTACAAAATGACATCATTCTTTGTGATGGAGCCTGTGACAGAGGATTCCACCAGAACTGTTTGAACCCTCCTTTGCTAACTGAAGATA TACCTCCGGGGGATCAAAGATGGCTTTGCCCTGCATGTGTCTGCAAAGCAGACTCTATAGATGCACTAAATGAACTTCAAGGAAGCAAGCTCTCCATTCATGACTCATGGGAG AAAGTTTTCCCTGAGGCAGCTTCAATTGCCAACGGTTCTAAACAAGTTGATACTTCTGATCTGCTGCCAGATCATATAAAGCACAGTGACAACCCTGCATTGGTTGAAGGGCTGATGGTGAATGAAGTCAGGCTTTCTGCAGAGGATGACAGCAAAG CGGATGACCTTGGCTTGCCTTCGGAGGACTCAGGGGATGGTGACTTCGATCCGTCAGGTCCAGATTCTAGTGAAGACCAAAAAGATGGATTGAACTCAGAAGAGTCAGATTTCACATCTGACTCTGATGATTTTTGTGCTGAGATTGCCAAATCTTGTGGCCAGGATGAAGTCTCGGCATCTCCATTATCAAATGTGATAAACCATACTTATAGAATGAAACTCAGGGCCAGCAACAACCGCTCTAATGAAGAAAACCATGATCATGTATTTATGGACATGGAGCTAGGGCAAGACATGGTGCTACCAGTTTCAAGCAGGCGGCAGGTGGAACGGTTGGATTACAAAAAACTATATGAT GAGGCATATGGGAAAGAATCATCTAATTCAAGTGATGACAAAGAGTGGTCTGGAAAAGAACTATTAGAAGGCAGTGAAACAGATTCACTTAGTGAGCGACCTCATCCTGTAAAACGGTGCTCTAGAAGAGCACAAGCAGAGCAGCAGAATAATGAACATACACCACAGAGGGAGCGCCTTCATGGTTCTGAAAGTGAGCAGAAAACTGGAATTCTTCGATCCAATGGCAGCAGTAGCACAGGACGGAAGTTTGGTCCTGTAGCTACCCAG AAATTGAAGGTACATTTTGAGAAAGATCCATATCCTAGCCGTGAAACGAAAGAGAATATATCAGAAGAACTAGGCTTGACATTTAATCAG GTCTCCAGATGGTTCTCTAGCACTCGTCACTATTCAAGGGTTGCTTCTGCCAGAAAAGAAATGCATCCTGACGGCCATACTAGCGAGAATAATGATACCACGACTGTAGATAGCATGCAAGCAAGGCAACCCAACACTGTGGTGATGGAAAAGTTGACTGGGAATAGAAATGACATTGTTTCTGAGAAACCGATGGTGCAGAACAATCTTAACCAAGGGGTGGCAGAAAAGTTGACTAGGGATAGAAATGACATTGTTCCTGAGAAACAGGTGGTGCAGAGCAATCTTAACCAATGTAATAATGAAGATATCCCGCTTTCTGGAACAGAAATTGAGATG GAGTCTTACGAACAAGAATCATCTGAAAGCAGTGATGAAGAGTGGTCCACACTTAGCACACCACGAAAAACAAAATTACAAGGCAACGAAAAAGTATCACTTACTGAATCACTACGTTCTGCAAAACGGTGTTCTAGAAGAGCACCAGCTAGGGAGCAGAATAATGAACATACTCAGAGTGAGCAGCTTCATGGTTCTGCAAGTGAGCAGCAAGCTAGAGAGCAACTTCATGGTTCTGTAAGTAAACAGCAAACTGAAGTTCTTCGCTCCAATGTCAGCAGTGGCGATGCCTCAAAATGTCATTTTGGCCCTATAGTTACTCAG aaGCTGAAGGAACATTTTGAAAAAGATCCATATCCTTGCCGTGCAACAAAAGAGGGTCTGGCACAAGAGCTAGGACTGACATTTAATCAG ATCAGTAAGTGGTTCTCTGCCACCCATCATTATTCAAGAGATGCTGTTGCCAAGAACCAAAAATACCCAGGAGAAAATACTACTGAGAATAATAGTAGCACAATCTTTGATGGTATACAAGTAATAGAACCCAATTTTGGTTTGATAGATAAACCAGATGCAGATACAAATGACATGATTTCTGAAAAGTTGATGGTACAAATTAATCTTAACGAAGGCATTGAAGAGGATATCCCACCGAGCCAATATACTACCAGGTGTGAAGAGAAATTAACTATGACTCAAGCTGCCATCTCAAGGGAAGCTGGACCTCCAGGTTATGGTCCTGGAGAAAACTTTCTTCAGGTCAGTTCAAGGATTACTAGCTGTGAGCAGAGTGTGATAATGGCTCCTAGCGCTATCGCAAGAGGAGTTGGTCCACCAGGATATACGCCTGGAGAACACCAGGGCAATGGGGCTCCATGGAATACAAGCTATGAGCGAAGACCGTTTACGAGTCCTACGACTAGCTCAAGAGAAGTCGGACCTCCAGGATATGGGCCTGAAGAAAACCAAGGCAGTGGCATTTCCTGTAATACAAGCAGAGAGCAAATATTGTTTATGAGCCCTACAACCATCTCGAGAGAACTTGGTCCACCAGGATATTTGCCCAGAGAAAACCAGCGCAGTGACACTTCATGGAATACAAGCTGTGAGTCGGGACTATTTATGAGTCCTGCGACCACCTCAATAGAACATGGTCCACCAGGATATGGGCCTGGAGAAAACCAGGAGAATGACAGTACAAGCTGCGAGTTGAGAATGTTTACAAGTCCTACAATCGTCTCCAGAGAAGTTGGCCCACCAGGATACCAGCAGGGAGTGTTTATGAGTCCTAAAACCATCTCAAGAGAAGTCTGTCCTCCAGGATTTGGGTCTGGAGAGAACCAGGGCAACGACACTACATGGTACAAACAGAGCGCGTTTACAAGTCCTACAACCATCTCGAGAGAAGTCGGTCCGCCAGGGTATGGACAGGAAGATCAGGGCAATGGTGGTTCTTGGAACACGAGTTGTGAGCAGGGAGTGTTTACGAGTCCTACTAGAGGCATCTCAAGAGAAGTCGGTCCGCCAGGATACGGGCCCGGGGAAAGTCAGGGCAATACCACTTCGTGGATTTCGACCTGCCAGCAGAGAATGCTTGCAGGAATCCAGAGAACTGGTGGCTCAAGGAGTATGGACTTGGAAGCCTTTCCACCGGGATACGGACCTGGTGGTGCTTCAGGGAGTGTCATAAGCCCCCAAGCTCGGTCTGCAGAGAATGTAGAATTTTCGGACGAGGCTAGAAAAAAGGCTATACAGCGGGAGCTGAGACGGCGGCAGAAGTTCAGGTGA
- the LOC542536 gene encoding uncharacterized protein isoform X1 — translation MGRKGSEMSPSKRYPLRSPHSSGRVLRSALANDNKDSEPLNAAAATQAAVKKRSGSQLDSPNSSVRLFHSTSKNKNEACSGPLNDRIPDKPAANKRKRASPSQVGSSSNSVRVLRSAIKNKDEACSKSLSDRTAGEPAANKRKNVNRSKTGSLSCGVRVLLSASKAKDETSTKPLNDSAAVEPASGKRKGTSPSKVGSASNSVRVLRSTSKYKNETCTEPLNDSGAVEPAANKRKGVSRSKKRSLNSSVRVLRSASNNKIEVSIKPLGNSTAGQPAAKRRKSGSSFEAGSPVSSARVLRSTSERKNEASKPLNESTAAQPAARKKKAGVISKTDNPKIGLRVLRSASGKKNEACIGHVNDSTSAEPTVTKRNRKPSMDRSPKKDYLKICQRVRYILNRMNYQQTFIQAYASEGWKGQSLEKIRPEKELERAKAEILQCKLRIREAFRNMDSLLSKGKLEESLFDSAGEISSEDIFCAVCGSKDVTLQNDIILCDGACDRGFHQNCLNPPLLTEDIPPGDQRWLCPACVCKADSIDALNELQGSKLSIHDSWEKVFPEAASIANGSKQVDTSDLLPDHIKHSDNPALVEGLMVNEVRLSAEDDSKGDGDFDPSGPDSSEDQKDGLNSEESDFTSDSDDFCAEIAKSCGQDEVSASPLSNVINHTYRMKLRASNNRSNEENHDHVFMDMELGQDMVLPVSSRRQVERLDYKKLYDEAYGKESSNSSDDKEWSGKELLEGSETDSLSERPHPVKRCSRRAQAEQQNNEHTPQRERLHGSESEQKTGILRSNGSSSTGRKFGPVATQKLKVHFEKDPYPSRETKENISEELGLTFNQVSRWFSSTRHYSRVASARKEMHPDGHTSENNDTTTVDSMQARQPNTVVMEKLTGNRNDIVSEKPMVQNNLNQGVAEKLTRDRNDIVPEKQVVQSNLNQCNNEDIPLSGTEIEMESYEQESSESSDEEWSTLSTPRKTKLQGNEKVSLTESLRSAKRCSRRAPAREQNNEHTQSEQLHGSASEQQAREQLHGSVSKQQTEVLRSNVSSGDASKCHFGPIVTQKLKEHFEKDPYPCRATKEGLAQELGLTFNQISKWFSATHHYSRDAVAKNQKYPGENTTENNSSTIFDGIQVIEPNFGLIDKPDADTNDMISEKLMVQINLNEGIEEDIPPSQYTTRCEEKLTMTQAAISREAGPPGYGPGENFLQVSSRITSCEQSVIMAPSAIARGVGPPGYTPGEHQGNGAPWNTSYERRPFTSPTTSSREVGPPGYGPEENQGSGISCNTSREQILFMSPTTISRELGPPGYLPRENQRSDTSWNTSCESGLFMSPATTSIEHGPPGYGPGENQENDSTSCELRMFTSPTIVSREVGPPGYQQGVFMSPKTISREVCPPGFGSGENQGNDTTWYKQSAFTSPTTISREVGPPGYGQEDQGNGGSWNTSCEQGVFTSPTRGISREVGPPGYGPGESQGNTTSWISTCQQRMLAGIQRTGGSRSMDLEAFPPGYGPGGASGSVISPQARSAENVEFSDEARKKAIQRELRRRQKFR, via the exons ATGGGAAGGAAAGGCTCAGAAATGTCACCAAGTAAAAGGTATCCCTTGAGGTCTCCACATAGTAGTGGTAGAGTTCTTCGCTCTGCCTTAGCCAATGATAATAAGGACAGTGAGCCTCTGAATGCTGCTGCTGCTACCCAAGCCGCTGTGAAAAAAAGAAGTGGCAGTCAGTTGGATAGTCCTAATAGCAGTGTCAGGTTGTTTCACTCTACATCAAAAAATAAGAACGAGGCATGTAGCGGGCCTCTAAATGACAGGATCCCTGATAAGCCAGCTGCAAATAAAAGAAAACGTGCCAGTCCTTCACAGGTGGGAAGTTCCAGCAACAGTGTCAGGGTGCTTCGCTCTGCAATAAAAAATAAAGATGAGGCATGCAGTAAATCTCTAAGTGACAGGACCGCTGGTGAGCCAGCTGCAAATAAAAGAAAAAACGTCAATCGCTCAAAGACGGGGAGTCTGAGCTGTGGTGTCAGGGTGCTTCTATCTGCTTCAAAAGCTAAGGATGAGACATCTACCAAGCCTTTAAATGATAGTGCTGCTGTTGAACCAGCTTCAGGTAAAAGGAAAGGCACCAGTCCGTCAAAGGTGGGAAGTGCCAGCAATAGTGTCAGGGTGCTTCGATCTACTTCAAAATATAAGAATGAGACATGTACTGAGCCTTTAAATGATAGTGGTGCTGTTGAACCAGCTGCAAATAAAAGGAAAGGTGTCAGTCGTTCAAAGAAGAGAAGTCTCAATAGCAGTGTCAGGGTGCTTCGCTCTGCCTCAAATAATAAGATTGAGGTATCTATTAAGCCTCTAGGTAATAGTACTGCTGGCCAACCAGCTGCGAAAAGAAGAAAAAGCGGCAGTTCCTTCGAGGCAGGAAGCCCTGTGAGCAGTGCCAGGGTGCTTCGCTCTACCTCAGAAaggaagaatgaggcatctaagcCTTTAAATGAAAGTACTGCTGCTCAACCAGCTGCGAGGAAAAAAAAAGCTGGGGTAATTTCAAAGACCGACAATCCAAAGATTGGTCTCAGGGTTCTTCGCTCTGCCTCAGGAAAGAAGAATGAAGCATGTATTGGGCATGTAAATGATAGTACTTCTGCTGAACCAACTGTGACAAAAAGAAACCGCAAGCCTTCAATGGATCGCAGTCCCAAGAAGGACTACTTAAAAATTTGTCAAAGAGTTAGATATATTTTGAATCGAATGAACTATCAACAAACCTTTATTCAAGCTTATGCAAGTGAAGGTTGGAAAGGCCAAAG TTTGGAAAAAATAAGACCTGAAAAGGAGCTTGAACGAGCCAAGGCAGAAATCCTCCAATGCAAGTTAAGAATCCGTGAAGCTTTTCGAAATATGGACTCTCTTTTATCCAAGGGGAAGCTTGAAGAATCTTTGTTTGATTCCGCAGGAGAAATTTCAAGCGAAGAT ATATTTTGTGCTGTATGTGGCTCAAAGGATGTTACTTTACAAAATGACATCATTCTTTGTGATGGAGCCTGTGACAGAGGATTCCACCAGAACTGTTTGAACCCTCCTTTGCTAACTGAAGATA TACCTCCGGGGGATCAAAGATGGCTTTGCCCTGCATGTGTCTGCAAAGCAGACTCTATAGATGCACTAAATGAACTTCAAGGAAGCAAGCTCTCCATTCATGACTCATGGGAG AAAGTTTTCCCTGAGGCAGCTTCAATTGCCAACGGTTCTAAACAAGTTGATACTTCTGATCTGCTGCCAGATCATATAAAGCACAGTGACAACCCTGCATTGGTTGAAGGGCTGATGGTGAATGAAGTCAGGCTTTCTGCAGAGGATGACAGCAAAG GGGATGGTGACTTCGATCCGTCAGGTCCAGATTCTAGTGAAGACCAAAAAGATGGATTGAACTCAGAAGAGTCAGATTTCACATCTGACTCTGATGATTTTTGTGCTGAGATTGCCAAATCTTGTGGCCAGGATGAAGTCTCGGCATCTCCATTATCAAATGTGATAAACCATACTTATAGAATGAAACTCAGGGCCAGCAACAACCGCTCTAATGAAGAAAACCATGATCATGTATTTATGGACATGGAGCTAGGGCAAGACATGGTGCTACCAGTTTCAAGCAGGCGGCAGGTGGAACGGTTGGATTACAAAAAACTATATGAT GAGGCATATGGGAAAGAATCATCTAATTCAAGTGATGACAAAGAGTGGTCTGGAAAAGAACTATTAGAAGGCAGTGAAACAGATTCACTTAGTGAGCGACCTCATCCTGTAAAACGGTGCTCTAGAAGAGCACAAGCAGAGCAGCAGAATAATGAACATACACCACAGAGGGAGCGCCTTCATGGTTCTGAAAGTGAGCAGAAAACTGGAATTCTTCGATCCAATGGCAGCAGTAGCACAGGACGGAAGTTTGGTCCTGTAGCTACCCAG AAATTGAAGGTACATTTTGAGAAAGATCCATATCCTAGCCGTGAAACGAAAGAGAATATATCAGAAGAACTAGGCTTGACATTTAATCAG GTCTCCAGATGGTTCTCTAGCACTCGTCACTATTCAAGGGTTGCTTCTGCCAGAAAAGAAATGCATCCTGACGGCCATACTAGCGAGAATAATGATACCACGACTGTAGATAGCATGCAAGCAAGGCAACCCAACACTGTGGTGATGGAAAAGTTGACTGGGAATAGAAATGACATTGTTTCTGAGAAACCGATGGTGCAGAACAATCTTAACCAAGGGGTGGCAGAAAAGTTGACTAGGGATAGAAATGACATTGTTCCTGAGAAACAGGTGGTGCAGAGCAATCTTAACCAATGTAATAATGAAGATATCCCGCTTTCTGGAACAGAAATTGAGATG GAGTCTTACGAACAAGAATCATCTGAAAGCAGTGATGAAGAGTGGTCCACACTTAGCACACCACGAAAAACAAAATTACAAGGCAACGAAAAAGTATCACTTACTGAATCACTACGTTCTGCAAAACGGTGTTCTAGAAGAGCACCAGCTAGGGAGCAGAATAATGAACATACTCAGAGTGAGCAGCTTCATGGTTCTGCAAGTGAGCAGCAAGCTAGAGAGCAACTTCATGGTTCTGTAAGTAAACAGCAAACTGAAGTTCTTCGCTCCAATGTCAGCAGTGGCGATGCCTCAAAATGTCATTTTGGCCCTATAGTTACTCAG aaGCTGAAGGAACATTTTGAAAAAGATCCATATCCTTGCCGTGCAACAAAAGAGGGTCTGGCACAAGAGCTAGGACTGACATTTAATCAG ATCAGTAAGTGGTTCTCTGCCACCCATCATTATTCAAGAGATGCTGTTGCCAAGAACCAAAAATACCCAGGAGAAAATACTACTGAGAATAATAGTAGCACAATCTTTGATGGTATACAAGTAATAGAACCCAATTTTGGTTTGATAGATAAACCAGATGCAGATACAAATGACATGATTTCTGAAAAGTTGATGGTACAAATTAATCTTAACGAAGGCATTGAAGAGGATATCCCACCGAGCCAATATACTACCAGGTGTGAAGAGAAATTAACTATGACTCAAGCTGCCATCTCAAGGGAAGCTGGACCTCCAGGTTATGGTCCTGGAGAAAACTTTCTTCAGGTCAGTTCAAGGATTACTAGCTGTGAGCAGAGTGTGATAATGGCTCCTAGCGCTATCGCAAGAGGAGTTGGTCCACCAGGATATACGCCTGGAGAACACCAGGGCAATGGGGCTCCATGGAATACAAGCTATGAGCGAAGACCGTTTACGAGTCCTACGACTAGCTCAAGAGAAGTCGGACCTCCAGGATATGGGCCTGAAGAAAACCAAGGCAGTGGCATTTCCTGTAATACAAGCAGAGAGCAAATATTGTTTATGAGCCCTACAACCATCTCGAGAGAACTTGGTCCACCAGGATATTTGCCCAGAGAAAACCAGCGCAGTGACACTTCATGGAATACAAGCTGTGAGTCGGGACTATTTATGAGTCCTGCGACCACCTCAATAGAACATGGTCCACCAGGATATGGGCCTGGAGAAAACCAGGAGAATGACAGTACAAGCTGCGAGTTGAGAATGTTTACAAGTCCTACAATCGTCTCCAGAGAAGTTGGCCCACCAGGATACCAGCAGGGAGTGTTTATGAGTCCTAAAACCATCTCAAGAGAAGTCTGTCCTCCAGGATTTGGGTCTGGAGAGAACCAGGGCAACGACACTACATGGTACAAACAGAGCGCGTTTACAAGTCCTACAACCATCTCGAGAGAAGTCGGTCCGCCAGGGTATGGACAGGAAGATCAGGGCAATGGTGGTTCTTGGAACACGAGTTGTGAGCAGGGAGTGTTTACGAGTCCTACTAGAGGCATCTCAAGAGAAGTCGGTCCGCCAGGATACGGGCCCGGGGAAAGTCAGGGCAATACCACTTCGTGGATTTCGACCTGCCAGCAGAGAATGCTTGCAGGAATCCAGAGAACTGGTGGCTCAAGGAGTATGGACTTGGAAGCCTTTCCACCGGGATACGGACCTGGTGGTGCTTCAGGGAGTGTCATAAGCCCCCAAGCTCGGTCTGCAGAGAATGTAGAATTTTCGGACGAGGCTAGAAAAAAGGCTATACAGCGGGAGCTGAGACGGCGGCAGAAGTTCAGGTGA